Below is a window of Candidozyma auris chromosome 3, complete sequence DNA.
ACGAGAACGACGAGGGGTATTCCTCGAAACTGATGTCCGAGTGCCATCTGTAGAGGCCGGTCTCACGAGAGAATTCTGTCGCCCATCTTTTGGAGTCACCTGCTTTTCTGAAGGTAACAAGCAACTCCGGATGATCGACAGCAGTGTATGCCACAGGATGGATGTGCAAAGGTCCAAAGTATTGACCAAACTCCTTGGCAAACTGGGGCCCTTTGTCTCTGAAGTCCTGATTTCTGAACACCGCGAGTCCTCTTGTCTCCAAGAACAAGGCCAAGTCATTTCTTCCCGCTTCGTCAAGCTCACTGAGCTGTACCCCATCGATCTCAGTACCCAAATTTGGAGACAAGTCAAATTTATTGATCTCCAGTCcttgcttgaagagattcTTGAACGTGGGATCTCCCAAATGACCCTTATCGTTTTTAACATGGTCTGGGTTGGCGTGGTTGTTGTAGGTACCAGCCTCCTCGAGCTTTGTCTTCGCAAGGTATTGCGGATATTTGATCTTTGAGATTTCGCCCTCGATCTCGTCAGCATTAGCTCTCTTGCCAGACTCGTACTCCTCTCTAAGCTCTCTCAAGTAGAGCTGGTCGTCCAATTCTGAACCGTGTACTTTCCAGTAATTCCCCATTAAGTGATTGTAGTTTTCAGACTAAGATTTTCAGCTCAGTTATCTTTCCCATTTATATTGTCCTCCCAGCATCGTAATTTGGGTACTTCTGATGCGTTATCGCAatatggctgcaaaatggttcgcagccacagaTCCACACCTAGATGTCCTTCACAAAAGCCACAGCGATCTTTGGACCCTTTAATGTCATTGTACTTTCACAACAAAATGGTAAAGCGGTCTATGTGGATGCCTTTGTCAACTTCATGTCGTCAATCGAAATTTTTTGCTCATCGCAAATCATTTGCAAGACCGATCTCAATCTACTATCTAATTTTACACCGTAGTCGTGCAACAAAAGCCTCACAAACTGTGTCGTTTCAACAGCTTTTGCAATTTGAGACTGGCCACTTTGTTTGTGAATGTGGTGTAAGCGGAGTAAAATGTGCTCGGCGTAATCACCGAGAAGCTCGGGGGATAGCAGCGCCAAGCGAACAAATTGGGCCAAATCGTAGGAATTGTCAATAACTCGTGACAAGAGCAATTCGAATGAATTGGCGTCAAGACCATAGTGGAACATTATTGGCTTCAAGCATGTGAGATCCTTCAATATTCtctctttgttcttctccttttgcCTGGCAATTGATGAATAAATGGATATGAAGTGCTTGAATGTCTCCTTCAGGGGAGCCATTTTATGTGTATCTATCAAACTTTTAAAAAACAGTTTAGCAGCTTCAGTGTTATGGTCATGTAACGCAAATCCTGCTAGACTATTCACTGCAGAAGGGGACAATTCCTTGATGACATCCGGGAACAAGGTTAGCACTGAATCTGTAACAAACAGGTCTATTATGGATGCTTTTTCAGAAGTAGCACAACTTTCAGCGTCTCTTATAAGATAATCAACAAAGTCAGGAAGATTCTGTCGGCTCAACGAACCCACATTATGAGTCAAGTAGTCCATGATGAGTGCGTACTTGGAGATATTCGATATCACCAGGGGCTGAGAGAGAAGGTATTCCACTGTACTTTCTAAACCAACATCCAGCTTCACTGCTTCAATAAATATCTGTAAATCACCAGAGGATGAGATCACCTCTGGAGTGAACTTTTTATCCAACACTAGTCTCTTGGTCTCGGTCATGAACGAAGCCAGCATCTTCTGCTCGGGTATAGGCTgaagatttggaagcaATTCGTTGAAATCGTCAATCCATCTCGCTGTGATGTTGGCAAACAAGAACTTAGACCCACTTACGGTGGACTTCGATGTGAGCTTGTATTTGGGATCTCCTGTGAAAGGAGCGCCGTCAGCCAAAGCTGCGATGATAATGTCGTTGAAGTTAGGACGAAGTACTAAGTCACAGACGTCGTCTGGGCGTATCATGTCAGTATACAACCTTGGACCCTTTGATACATCTGGCATGTCAGGAACCTTGGAGTCTAAAATTTCAGTTTCATGAGGAGCCATTTGAGGATTGGGAATGAATGAGAATTTAGAATAGCTTCGAATGAACGACAGTTTAAAAAGCCCATAGGGCCGTATATAAGGGAGTCTAGATGCCATGATCTGTAAATGTTAGATCTTAGCGAAAGTTTGATATTTCGGTCAATGCGCACCAAACAAAGTAAGACGATGGTGGTGGAATGGTGGTGGGATaacagaaaaaaagaaaacaaagaaaaatttaACGGGAAGGAACAGAACTTGAATCAACTCCTGAAATTTTGGTGTGTATTCACAGACTTCCATGGATGGTACACCTTTGAAGACCATCTGCGATTTGTATCATATCAGAAAACCTTAGAAGCGAATaccttcaatttttttttcttttttgtggTGACCAAAATATGTTTTTACAAGTCTCTTCGTAACTGaatctttttttgttaTTCTTTTGAGTTGTACTCTTTACATAATGCTTCATCTGGGCAGGTCTGAAACAAGGTCTGAAACAACGAACTAGAAGATGCTTCAACGTAATGACTTGAGCTTTAatgctcttcttgtttACGTTAGTGGCTCTAGTGTCGAGCATCTCACCACTCGGGTACGAAATTCCCCAAGATGTTGAACTCTCAACTCAGTTATACCAGTCGCAATGTGCTCACAAGGCACTAGAGG
It encodes the following:
- a CDS encoding TauD/TfdA dioxygenase family protein, whose protein sequence is MGNYWKVHGSELDDQLYLRELREEYESGKRANADEIEGEISKIKYPQYLAKTKLEEAGTYNNHANPDHVKNDKGHLGDPTFKNLFKQGSEINKFDLSPNLGTEIDGVQLSELDEAGRNDLALFLETRGLAVFRNQDFRDKGPQFAKEFGQYFGPLHIHPVAYTAVDHPELLVTFRKAGDSKRWATEFSRETGLYRWHSDISFEEYPSSFSFFVALEAPPSGGDTVFVDLREAYRRLSPQVQKFFETLTVIHTNEYQQKFARLRNQLAKVKKVSYSEHPLVRTHPVTGEKSIFFSRGFILKIKGLKDSESAAILNFLEDHCLNNPEFQVRATHRGTDSRTVIAWDNRFLVHTATLDFLNHETSARHHFRITVLGEKPYFKEIKNKSEDDSDNEDKHPRAY